The proteins below come from a single uncultured Dethiosulfovibrio sp. genomic window:
- a CDS encoding NrtA/SsuA/CpmA family ABC transporter substrate-binding protein, with product MRKLILAIAITVMATTVLCAEDKGSLAVTYVKAPLNVPSILQKKLGLIEEAFPGWTISHPELNAGPKQTAGLASGSVDITNCLGGTSAILAFVNGVDLKVIGIYGRSPKAFTILAKDGSIQKVSDLKGKKVAGPKGTILHQLLVAALKREGLKPSDVEFVGMGLSEGVTAMLNGNVEACLAAGPAVLRATEQGARIIADGEGLVDATTVIAVRGDLLKNHPETVRKFLEVDRRSRAVMEQERDRAIDITAEETGLSRDDVISMLPLYDFDTTIRPSDVEELKRTQDFLFDNEMLPRKGDMEAMVATDI from the coding sequence ATGAGAAAATTGATACTAGCTATCGCCATTACGGTGATGGCGACCACGGTCCTCTGTGCGGAGGACAAGGGGTCACTGGCGGTTACCTACGTCAAAGCGCCTCTCAACGTCCCGTCCATCCTTCAGAAGAAGCTGGGCCTTATAGAGGAGGCCTTCCCAGGTTGGACTATATCCCATCCCGAGCTGAACGCCGGTCCTAAGCAGACCGCTGGCCTGGCGTCCGGGTCGGTGGATATCACCAACTGTCTAGGGGGAACCTCGGCGATACTTGCCTTCGTCAACGGAGTGGACCTTAAGGTGATCGGCATATACGGCAGATCCCCTAAGGCCTTTACCATCCTGGCGAAAGACGGCTCTATCCAGAAGGTCTCGGACCTGAAGGGCAAAAAGGTCGCCGGTCCTAAGGGAACCATCCTTCACCAGCTGCTGGTGGCGGCCCTTAAAAGGGAGGGGCTGAAGCCCAGCGATGTGGAGTTCGTCGGTATGGGCCTCTCCGAGGGGGTTACCGCCATGCTTAACGGTAACGTCGAGGCATGTCTGGCCGCTGGCCCGGCGGTCCTTCGTGCTACAGAGCAGGGCGCCAGGATCATAGCCGACGGCGAGGGGCTGGTCGACGCCACAACCGTTATAGCTGTTAGAGGCGATCTCCTGAAAAACCACCCTGAGACGGTCCGCAAGTTCCTGGAGGTGGACCGCAGGAGCAGGGCCGTCATGGAGCAGGAAAGGGACAGGGCCATAGACATCACCGCCGAGGAGACCGGGCTTTCCAGGGATGACGTTATCTCCATGCTTCCCCTATACGATTTCGACACCACCATAAGGCCGTCGGACGTGGAGGAATTGAAGAGGACCCAGGACTTTCTGTTCGACAACGAAATGCTTCCCAGAAAAGGCGACATGGAGGCCATGGTCGCGACAGATATATAG
- a CDS encoding flagellin translates to MIINNNISSLRAVNILTRTNRDITGALAKLSSGLRINQAADDAAGLGITEGMRSQYRGLDRAIQNSQDGINMIQTAEGALGEVHSILQKMRELSVNAASDTLTVNDRGFIQLEMDQLVDEIDRISQTTQFNKKKLLNGDSAALVSSSRLDVDVIVRGGLRSTDIFGQKKAQEGNYRIEVEAESTGRGQVLKSNIFKVIDHGEFLLSQSGMGMGYAMSSSSGISVSPAGNIASGSTKLYDIDRFWDHNGRFLIDDPQTLTVIQGDGKRASVTIYKDDTLRDLAEKVSIAILAGLGQGSEDDYVDISGAGGDPAAAESAIIEGLKNGWLEASAKRIKDYYGMDATSTAYSESVRVNILTDAPYGTLAMASSGYAHNGTTVTKKDFVLNLDAADFSPGTGESGVSRQVEDGMKLYNDRIIAHEMVHLLVGATIFTEQVTATNKDIPLWMNEGLAELIHGADERLLGLEGGTVDGLDVTEISNYISKAIAWDGSDQAYAGAYLMARAMVQNGTAGDSSIKNILAAIQGDAADGLTDGEIASAIAGSTNFTSGTVAGLAAEIKTWAENNFKVGGANEITAAVLTNDDTGAIGGLDVSGGSALNAEAVINESGTTSSDQSLSGYGWTVVYPSGSPSNTWESASAAMVWSSDNPMVVRGVNGVYSPTDSGIDFNSVNGTLVVHSGIVGKAGELSFSGDEDLLNALGFTEIQSSEDAVYSVTVRDAHSGKALKEGLRISGPELIGAVHSNVDVSLGVNAAISAVWDVKSGSYRFSGGRDNSMTFDVHLADNTTVFQIGANEREDLAIDMGKMSASALGLDGILVIDRDHASRAISSIDSAIERVSIQRSKLGSYEKRLEHAIANLTVSYTNLIESESRIRDVDMAKEMMNFTRLNIYLQSGNAMLGQANQVPQAVLQLIR, encoded by the coding sequence ATGATTATAAACAACAACATATCCTCTTTGAGAGCGGTTAACATCCTTACCAGGACGAACCGAGATATCACAGGAGCTTTGGCAAAACTGTCCTCCGGCCTTCGGATCAATCAGGCCGCCGATGATGCCGCCGGTCTCGGCATTACCGAGGGCATGAGGAGCCAGTATAGAGGTTTGGATAGGGCCATTCAGAACTCTCAGGACGGTATAAACATGATCCAGACCGCCGAAGGTGCCCTAGGGGAGGTCCATTCCATCCTTCAGAAGATGAGAGAGCTATCGGTAAACGCCGCCAGCGATACCCTTACTGTGAACGATAGGGGCTTTATCCAGCTTGAGATGGATCAGCTGGTCGATGAGATCGACAGAATATCCCAGACGACCCAGTTTAACAAAAAGAAGTTGCTGAACGGTGACTCTGCGGCTCTGGTGTCCTCAAGCAGGCTTGACGTCGACGTGATCGTAAGAGGAGGGCTCCGATCCACCGATATATTCGGCCAGAAAAAGGCCCAAGAGGGAAACTACAGGATAGAGGTCGAGGCGGAGAGCACAGGCCGGGGACAGGTCTTAAAGTCCAATATATTTAAAGTAATAGATCACGGTGAATTCCTTTTATCTCAAAGCGGCATGGGGATGGGGTACGCTATGTCGTCTAGCTCCGGTATATCCGTCAGTCCGGCGGGAAATATCGCCAGCGGTAGCACAAAACTGTACGATATAGACAGATTCTGGGATCATAACGGTAGGTTTTTAATAGACGATCCTCAGACCTTGACGGTGATCCAGGGAGACGGAAAAAGGGCCTCGGTTACCATATACAAAGACGATACCCTAAGGGACTTGGCGGAGAAGGTGTCTATAGCCATCCTGGCGGGCCTCGGACAGGGCAGCGAGGACGACTACGTCGATATCAGCGGTGCCGGTGGTGACCCTGCGGCGGCGGAGTCGGCCATAATAGAGGGGCTTAAAAACGGTTGGCTAGAGGCCTCTGCAAAAAGGATTAAGGATTATTACGGGATGGACGCTACTTCCACCGCTTACAGCGAATCTGTAAGGGTCAATATACTGACTGATGCTCCTTACGGTACCTTGGCCATGGCAAGTTCCGGCTACGCCCATAACGGTACTACCGTCACAAAGAAGGACTTCGTTTTGAACCTAGATGCTGCGGACTTCTCCCCTGGAACCGGCGAAAGCGGCGTTAGCCGTCAGGTCGAAGACGGTATGAAGCTATACAACGACAGGATTATAGCCCACGAGATGGTCCATCTTCTGGTCGGTGCAACCATATTCACCGAGCAGGTGACCGCTACCAATAAGGATATCCCTCTGTGGATGAACGAAGGTTTGGCAGAGCTGATCCACGGTGCCGACGAGAGGCTTCTAGGCCTTGAGGGTGGAACGGTGGATGGTCTGGACGTCACCGAGATATCCAACTATATAAGCAAGGCTATAGCCTGGGACGGCAGTGATCAGGCCTACGCAGGGGCCTACCTTATGGCTAGAGCGATGGTGCAAAACGGAACCGCCGGTGACAGCTCTATCAAGAATATACTGGCCGCCATACAGGGAGATGCCGCCGATGGGCTTACCGACGGAGAGATAGCCTCCGCCATAGCGGGAAGCACCAACTTCACCTCCGGCACCGTAGCAGGTCTTGCGGCGGAGATAAAGACCTGGGCGGAGAATAACTTCAAAGTCGGTGGAGCTAACGAGATAACCGCTGCCGTGCTTACGAACGACGATACCGGGGCGATCGGCGGGCTGGACGTCAGCGGGGGATCTGCCCTTAACGCCGAGGCCGTCATAAACGAGTCGGGGACGACCTCTTCAGATCAGTCTCTTTCCGGCTATGGCTGGACGGTGGTCTATCCCTCCGGATCTCCGTCAAACACCTGGGAAAGTGCTAGTGCCGCCATGGTATGGTCCAGCGATAACCCTATGGTCGTCAGAGGGGTAAACGGCGTTTATTCCCCTACAGACTCGGGTATAGATTTCAACTCAGTAAACGGGACTTTGGTCGTCCATTCTGGAATTGTCGGCAAGGCGGGAGAACTGTCCTTTTCCGGCGATGAGGATCTACTGAACGCCTTGGGCTTTACGGAGATACAGTCGTCGGAGGACGCTGTTTACTCCGTCACCGTAAGGGACGCCCACAGCGGAAAGGCCCTGAAGGAGGGCTTGAGGATATCCGGGCCCGAGCTCATAGGCGCCGTTCACTCTAATGTTGATGTCTCCTTGGGGGTTAACGCCGCGATCTCGGCGGTTTGGGACGTAAAGTCCGGCAGTTACCGGTTTTCTGGAGGCAGGGACAACTCGATGACTTTCGACGTCCATCTAGCGGATAACACCACTGTGTTCCAGATCGGTGCTAACGAGAGGGAGGATTTAGCCATAGATATGGGAAAGATGTCGGCCTCCGCTCTGGGCCTGGACGGTATTCTGGTTATAGACAGGGATCACGCCTCCAGGGCCATCTCCTCCATAGATTCGGCTATAGAGAGGGTTTCCATTCAAAGAAGCAAGCTGGGTTCCTACGAGAAAAGGCTGGAACACGCCATAGCCAACCTAACGGTCTCCTACACGAACCTTATAGAGTCGGAGAGCAGGATAAGGGACGTGGATATGGCCAAGGAGATGATGAACTTCACCAGGTTAAACATATACCTTCAATCTGGTAATGCCATGCTAGGGCAGGCGAATCAGGTTCCTCAAGCAGTTCTTCAGCTTATAAGGTAA
- the hisD gene encoding histidinol dehydrogenase produces the protein MYSLKKPMEKRPEEDLSLSVTVSEIVRSVKDSGDGALLDYCRRFDRSTRESLRVPQPEIEEALSSTDKKLLSHMKTAAKNIRAFAKRQRETIKDMQEEEISPGVFLGHRVIPIESCCCYVPGGGYPLFSTALMLAIPASEAGVKRIVACAPVMKGTDRVHSATLSALSIAGVNEIYALGGAQAIAACAYGTETISPVDIIVGPGNRYVTEAKRQCYGQVGIDFVAGPSEVLIVADGSATPDILAADLLAQSEHDLNARGILVSTDERIAEETIDAVERRLEDLSTAQVARPAWVENGEVIVAKSLEEACSISNRYAPEHLELAVEDPNRLIPLLTNYGSLFIGEMSAEVFGDYVSGTNHTLPTMGASRYTGGVWVGTFLKTCTFQRMTEEGVHRLAPIAEAMAKAEGLDGHGKAASVRLK, from the coding sequence ATGTACTCACTGAAAAAACCGATGGAAAAACGACCGGAGGAGGACCTATCGCTATCCGTCACCGTGTCGGAGATAGTTCGGTCTGTCAAGGACTCGGGGGACGGAGCGCTGCTGGACTACTGTCGCCGCTTCGACCGCTCCACAAGGGAGTCCCTTAGAGTGCCCCAACCGGAGATAGAGGAGGCCCTGTCCTCCACCGATAAAAAGCTTCTGAGCCACATGAAGACCGCAGCTAAAAACATCAGGGCCTTCGCCAAGAGACAGAGGGAAACGATAAAGGATATGCAGGAAGAGGAGATATCCCCTGGGGTATTTCTGGGACACAGGGTCATACCCATAGAGTCGTGCTGTTGCTACGTTCCAGGGGGAGGGTATCCTCTGTTCTCCACCGCCCTCATGCTGGCCATACCGGCATCGGAGGCGGGGGTTAAGAGGATCGTCGCCTGTGCCCCGGTGATGAAGGGGACCGACAGAGTTCACTCTGCAACCCTCTCTGCCCTGTCCATCGCCGGGGTGAACGAGATCTACGCCCTAGGGGGAGCTCAAGCCATCGCTGCCTGCGCCTACGGAACCGAGACGATAAGTCCGGTGGACATAATCGTCGGTCCTGGAAACCGCTACGTCACCGAGGCCAAAAGACAGTGTTACGGCCAGGTAGGAATAGATTTCGTGGCAGGGCCCAGCGAGGTGCTTATCGTAGCCGACGGCTCGGCGACCCCGGACATACTGGCCGCCGACCTTCTGGCCCAGTCGGAACACGACCTCAACGCTAGAGGAATCTTGGTATCCACCGACGAAAGGATCGCAGAGGAGACCATCGATGCGGTGGAACGACGGCTTGAGGATCTATCTACCGCCCAGGTGGCTAGGCCAGCCTGGGTTGAAAACGGCGAGGTAATCGTCGCAAAATCGCTGGAGGAGGCCTGTTCCATATCGAACCGCTACGCACCGGAGCACCTGGAGCTTGCGGTGGAGGATCCTAACAGGCTGATACCTCTACTCACGAACTATGGATCTCTGTTTATAGGGGAGATGTCGGCGGAAGTGTTCGGCGACTACGTATCTGGGACAAACCACACCCTTCCGACTATGGGGGCCTCCCGGTACACCGGCGGGGTGTGGGTCGGCACGTTCCTCAAAACCTGCACCTTCCAAAGGATGACCGAGGAGGGAGTCCACCGTCTCGCCCCGATAGCCGAGGCAATGGCAAAGGCGGAGGGACTGGACGGCCACGGCAAAGCAGCCTCTGTGAGGCTAAAGTAG